The window AAGATGCTTATGTAATTTTGACAGCTAGCGGTTGAAATTTGTATTGCACACTAAATTCAGAATATAAGCGTTGTTTCTCTTGCTCCCTCCTCCACGGACTCCGCACTCATGCAGGTTTCATATTGAAGACAAAACTTGAACGAGCACAATTAACACTGGAGGGTGACGAATCTTACACTTTAGGTTGATGAGTTGATTTATACGCGTTTTAATGCCTCTGGTCATAGTTTTATAGATGGATGCGGAGGCTTTTTAGTACTGGAAGAATCTGCGATCTCTGACCCAGTTTGTTTGCTGGCTTCCTATCTGTAATGCgctgtgttttccaccaactggTCTAAATTTACTATGAACAGAAtcacaaagacaaaaaaacattgaCATCGAACACATTTCGAAGTTGTATGTGAACTTGGCACAtttcctaaatatctgcaaacatgcCCTTTTTATGCTCTAGAGCagtcaaaaaaaaatctatatacatacagcaattaaatgaaaattgtaattatttactcaccctcatgtcagttccaaacctgtttgcATTTCTTCTGTGGagtaaaatcaaatattttttgaaGATTGTTCGTAACCAACTAGTCtgacccattgacttccatagtatttttttatttttatccataCTGTGAGACCCAAACATTTAGGTTATTACAACTacagtacaaaaaaattattatatttaaaagtgatTGTTTCCAAAAACATGCCTTTAATCTTGAAGATTGCTTTTGTCTTCTCAGATATTAACCATGATGATGATGACAGCAAAGAGGATGAAGAGAAGGGAAAGACAATGGAGGATGAAGTCTCAGGAAAAGCTCCTGTAACCAAAGGACCTCTACGCTGTTCAATCGGCTCGAAGTTATGCAGAGACGGGACAGACTGTGTACTCTATAATCACGTGTGTGACGGCGAGCACGACTGTAAGGACGGGTCTGATGAAGACGAGTGCTCTGTGGAGTGTGAATCAGGTGAGGAAACCTCATGGTAATGTAATAGCAGCTGCTCACAACATGTACTTATATGTACTTTAACGTGGTCAGAAACTCTTCCTCAATTCCTGCTCTTGTGTTCATATTGCAATAGTCTGTCCATCTGTTGTCAGGTCAGTTTCAGTGTGCTCATGGTAAGAAGTGCATCGAGCGCCGGCAGGTGTGTGACGGTGTGGCTCAGTGTCAGGATCGCTCGGATGAAGTCGACTGCTTCAAGTCAGAGGAGGGCTGCGGCCATCGCTGTGATAAAAACCGCTGCATCCCAGAGTCCTTTGTTTGTGATGGAGACACGGACTGTGTGGACGGCAGCGATGAGGCCAGCTGTGGTAGGTGAAAACCTATACTAACTAAACGAACTAATGAAAggtttaaattaatcaaattaaattgaataatataatattaatatatttttgttgttaattttttttttttttttttgtcaatggcaactaaatgtaataaaatgattaaccctttaactgccccaccaagaaaaaagcatttgaaaaaatttttgtttgcatttcttatctccttatgtcattagttaccacactcaatgtatttttttttcaacacgtcccataatttttaaaatatcggcctctaccaaatggttgatatgtcactttatggcaaaagtaccggaattcatacacatgctatggaaatcagaaaatatgaactataatgaatgatcagaaagttatatttctcagcaaatagtacattctgacagcagaaaggattatctgaaaacattagcttagcttttctacgtttaccataaagtgacaaatcaaccatttggttgagcaggcagttaaagggttaatgaaactgaaaggaaaaatattataaaagcaaAACCACATAAGGTaactaaattattatatttccatttgaattcaaatgtatatttaaacatttatatttttggggtTGGTTTTTGTCCATCAGTGTTATTATCTTTACTGAAACTATTCTTATAAACTGAATTAAAGcagaaatgaaattaaattaattataaatatttttacaaaaaattagaaatgttaccTCCACCTAATTGgactgaaatattaaaatgaataaaactaaaataaaagcgaataaaaattacaaaagcacaaaaatgattaaaattaaaactggaaatatatattaaaatctaatttgaaatgttaataaacactattttagcatagAAGTAATATTAAATTCATACTGGTCCATTATGCATAATGTTAATGCACATCTGAGATCAGCTTTACAATAGTGTGCAACAGCAAGGTTATGGATGTAAAAACCAGACTGGTTTTCTTCATAATGAAATGACGTGTCCTGTCCTGTAGGAGAGGAGAGCTGCAGCAGTTCTGAGTGGCAGTGCAGCAGCGGTCAGTGCGTATCGGTCAGTATGCACTGTGATGGACCGCCGGACTGCAGAGATCATTCAGACGAGGAGGACTGCGCTGAACCTCCACCATGCAGCACACGACGCCGCTGTCCGAAGAGCCAGGAGTGTCTGCTGGACGAGTGGATATGTGATGGAGAGATAGACTGCAAGGATGGCACAGATGAGAAGGTGTGCTGGGGAATCCGTGCATTAAATGACCAAACGCACTACATTGTGCATTATAACATGATTAATTTAGTTGTTCTAATCTCACCTTTTCTATGTGAGACAGAACTGTAAGGAGTCTCCAGTGCAGTGTGGTGAGTTCCAGTGGCCATGTGTCTCTAACACGCAGTGTGTTCCACAACACTGGCGCTGTGACGGCTCTGAAGACTGCAGGGATGGAAGTGACGAATCTGGATGTGAGTTAACAGTTTTGTCAAACTGGAACAGGCTGAACCCAGAGAAGACCCCCATGAAAGTTCATCTTCATTAAAcattagaaattatttttaaagtcaACATTGAAATACGAACTGATCCCATTTATTTCAATTCTCCAACCACGTATCATACAGACTTTTTTCATAAAGACAGTTCTCAAAGGAAAAAAATAGGTTTCACTAATTTTATATTCTCAAAGACTCATCACATGCATCATAAATGCATCGCATTAAAGAAGTTTTAAAAGaaacttaatttaaaagtaaaaacaaaaaaaagtttttcaagttTTAAAATGACGTGTTTGGGGTTCTGattagaaacattttaaagaatcCCCATTTAGAAATGGATTTTGTTTGAGAATAATTGGCTGAACATCTGTATAGACTAAAATTAAGGAAATCTACCGTTAAAAAATTTGGGATTGGTAtggttttctaaatatttttggaaggctgcatgtatttagaaaaacagttatatgaaatattttaacataaaagaactgtgaataaatatatatatatatatatattacatatacatacatacatacatacacaaaatacaaagctgaaatttcagcataatttctccagtcGTCAgtttcacacgatccttcagaaatcattataatattctgattGGAAACAATTTTTCTTAATGTGGATTTTTGAAAAGTATAGCTAATCAGAAtcccaaaaataatttttaagctTGAAAGTtaataaacacacagacacttttTACTTCTGCAATATGATGCATTTGTCAAACAGGATATTAAATGAGTAACACCATTGGAGAATTTCCATATTTTACTTGAAATTgggagaggattttttttttaaaggatttaaataggattttttaacAGTAATCATGGTTTCACTAAGATTACCTAGCTCTGTCTGGATCTGATCTGCAGTAAATGAGTCTCTGGTCTGTGTTTTGGCAGGTCCCAGTGTGTCCTGTCCTCCTCATCTGTTCCAGTGTGACAGTTCGGAGTGTGTGGACCCGTCTCAGCTCTGTAACGGAGTCACTAACTGTCTGGACGGTTCTGATGAGGGTGGCACATGCCAGACAGACAAATGCTCTGAACAGTCAAAGTGTGCACAGGACTGCCACAGCACACCTACAGGCACGGTATGATCTCCTCTTTCTGTTTCAATGTTAGAAAATGTCTGctttgaatattaaaaatgtattaagtttgactaataatattaacaataaagtttGGAGTTagttctttttagtttttttttcttttttctgtctcttctgctcaacaaggctgcatttatttgggtaaaaaaaaaaatctgtaaaaacagtaatattgtgaaattacaatttgaaaacattttaaaatgtaatttgtttgctgtgatcaaagctggatttttagcgttactccagtcttcgattccacatgatcttcagaaatcactctaatatactgatttactgctcaagaaacatttatcattttcaatgttgcttaatatttttgtggaaacttttttttttttttttaatttattaaaaatgcctTTGCTTTTTAAATTCATgcataatgcatccttgcttaaaaaaaaaaagtaatgtttataAAATTTCTTACGGACCCAAAATGTTTGAATGGTAATATATGTTAACAAGTTTCTGATCATTTAACCCAAATTTGATAATTTCATTGGATAAGATTTTTGAAAAAATCCATTAATACTCTGCATGACTCTAAAAGGCAagacaaaaaagtattttatcaaTGTTGACCAGTTGGTGGCAGTAGCCCCAAACTGCTCGGTTGCATTCAAGACattatgtaaatgtgttttgtttttgtatagtACACTAGTATCAGATCAGACTCTCACTTTGGTGTTTGGCCTATTAATAAGAGTCTTATTAATAAGCAGCTGCTTACCATTTTGTGCTTCCTGACACCACTTTTATCTTGGTCCAATAGCGCTGTTGGTGCAGGATCGGCTACAAGCCTGTAGATGATGGTGTGGTGTGTGTTGATGTGGATGAGTGTGTGGACCGTCCCGACTTGTGTTCACACTACTGTAACAACACTCAAGGCTCATTTGCGTGCTCTTGTGGTCACGGTTATGTTCTGGAACCTGATGGCCGCAGCTGCAAAATCACAGGTATACAAATTACAAGCAAGAGCAAATATTTTTCTGGTTGTAAAACAAATGGCATGCATACAGAGAAGTATACTcatctgtatttaataaaaatggtCAGACTGTATGCATTATGCAACAAATGGTAGTATGCTAcattttatgttatataaaaaattaaggtATTTAGCATTTTAGTTATGTTAAAAACAGATGTAATTTGTTACACGGCAAGTGCAATGCATTGCGGGCTAGAATATTTCACATGAGTGTTCAGATAATGAGTATGGCCTAAATGCACTTTATAATGCAGTTTCACAATATAATGCAATTTCTAATACACTCATGCACTTCAAGGTACATCCATCCTTTTATTTACACAAGCTAAGACTGAAATGGAAGGTTGTGCTCCTGTCTCAGGTGAGCCATACCTGCTGGCATCTGTGCAGTCTGAGGTCTTCCTGCTGGGTCTGAGGAGCTCCAGTCTGGACGTCCTGCTCTCGTCAGAGAAGCAGTTTGTGCTTTCACTTGACTATGACTGGCAGAAGCAGAGAGTGTACTGGATCAACCTCAACACAGACAGCATCAAATGGTTGTCACTGGATCAGAAGAGCAAAGGAACCTTCATTAAAGGTCAGTGTTGTTGTTAAAAACTAATACATAATTTTTGTTACTGAAATAATGATAAAAGATACAATATAGATATTagacaatacatttaaatgtaataacaaaAATCTGGTTTCCAGTTTCCTTGGCAGATGTTAAAAATGCCAAAAGcacatagaaaatgtatatatactgtatataagctaaatccaaaaatgaaatcaaatttgtttcataattgatgaatttGACAACATTAACAGTTATTTTCCTATTACTGTAAAGCTGTTTTAAAACCGTCTGTATTGTATGAAGCGCTACATAAGCTTTACTTGACTTTACATATTGCCTGACCATGACTGGACAAGTCATGTTGCAGAACAACAAACAGCTTTAAGGCTGGTTATTTGTCGATGTAATAACGTTTTTGATGTGACAGAATTGTGAATGACctgtaagtctctctctctctcgctctctctctctctctcgctctctctctcaggtcTCCATGCAGACAGTCTGGCAGTGGACTGGGTGGCGAGGAACCTCTATTGGGCTGATAGTGTCAAAAGCCAGATCAATGCATTGGGACTGGACCGTGAGGTCACCAGAACCACAGATATTGTGATGATCCTGGGTGAAGATCTAGGGCAGCTTCGCTCCATCGCTCTGCTGCCACAGAAAGGGTTTGAATAATCATTCTtttctcaagtttttttttttttttacaccgagCCACCGGTGGGCAACACAAAGTACAAGAACCACTGTTTTAGAATGTTACTTATGGTGtcaattaaattatttgtttaccCTTATGTCCCTTTTTCAGAATTTTGTTCTGGTCAGAAACCGGGGATGATGCTCAAATAGAAAGAGCAGGCATGGATGGTTCAGACAGACGTGTGCTGGTCAGTCACTCTCTCCGATGGCCAGTCAGTTTGACGGTGGACTCTCTGCATCACAGAATCTACTGGACAGATGAGAAACTAAAGTGCATCGGATCAGCCGATATAGATGGAGGAAATATTAAGGTAATGGATGTCCACCATTTCAGAAAATGTCCAATAAGGCCAAACATTGGCTTCAAACATGCTCTGATACTACCTGAATGTTTACAATTGCTTACCTTGAAAGATGTTTCTGGATCAACATTCAAGTACTGATCGATGAACCATGGTtagttattaaagggggggtgaaatgctcgttttcactcaatatcctgttaatcttgagtacatatagagtagtactgcatccttcataaatccaaaaagtctttagttttattatattcataagagaaagatagtctgtaccgatttttcccggaaaaacacgaccgactggaggcgtgacgtgtgggcggagctaaagaatcacgagcgcgaataggcttttgcgttgagagcatgtggaagctgtgacattaccgtgagggaaaacccatcatccaaaacaaaccatggcttacagtcagattcagccgtttatttatgatccagaatcagatccagaggctgaaactgaacgaaagcagcagcagcaacgactcgctccgagcggggctcgaacccgggtctctggcatgggaggggacgcactaacaaggaggcagagatatttgaagcagttttactcaccgcctgcggttccaacacacgatcgtgaccctttttccttgggattgcatcattaagaaataaacgatacacaaatccggtgtcaaactgggccttgtgaacaagcattttcgaaatgcagggaacaaacaaaaacacttgcacaactccgttgatgctctgtaaaaataaactccatccactggtcccttaatgctgtttttttttttttggtaatctgtgcagggttgtcttgccctggcaaccaaaacacacttcttttgtgacatttcgcgacgctctcgctctgagcagtgaatcgctctgatcagtgaaatgtctgtgctgctcagcctcgctatacgggagcgcacgctcttccggcagaagtgccttaagacccatataaggaaattccgctccatctaacgtcacacagagccatactcgaaaaaaaactttccgaaacttgtgacaaaccggaaggagtattttgggaacaaaaatactccttcaaacgtacaacttaatttttgaaactttgtccatgtttagcatgggaatccaactctttaacagtgtaaaaaactcagtatgcatgaaatagcatttcacccccccccctttaataaaactTATTATACACTATTAAAATCTTAAAACTTCAACGTACCAAAATATCACTTTAAATTACTGCTAATTCAAGTgcgcaaacattttttttcccccgCAACCAACTCTTTTCAAAACACGCTGGTTTGTGGAATTCTCCTTTAAtgataatgagctctgctgactccgcccctctcttccatcTGTTCCCTGAGAGACGGTTTACGTTAGTCACATTCATAGTGAAACTTGTCTAATTAGCACATTATCAGGAAAGTCGATTTGCAATggttcattaaaatacattactCACTGCTTCTGTGGGTGaggctggatcatgaatgatttgcgtgaacaaacacatttaaaggtacaggttgtaggacctgccactagagggcgcactatcaaaaccataacaatcgcgtggtttgatgctAAGGaggagtgtggaatgatgggatttgtctTCTACCCAccgctgatggccatcaatcagacgggaAGATAAATCATGAATTTAACTCGAGTTCAACGATATGCCCGAGttgattacatacaaagtcaatgcaaagacgcgatcagaatTTTCTCaagatttacaagtagttgaaaacattagtgATATTGTTATTAATCAGCTggtcaaaatatataacactagcctagtggttttgggatattttactgcaaatatcttacaaattgtacctttaagtagAACAAAGTCGCATTCCCTTCAGATCCAAGCGTAAATGAATCCTCTGCGTCTTCAGTCGCTCAGATGTTGGGAGTAAATGACTACTgccattattacatccaacaacgaAACACTTGTCAAGTCATGCTTGTCTGCATCTCAGACTGATGACCGCTCACTCAGGGTGGGTCTGAGGTAAGACAAGTCCAGTCTTTGCTGAAgcgctgctgtcaatcaaacaatcatgGGAGGGGCCTCTGACCGTGTGACGTCAGATGGTTCGATTTGAGAATGGGGAAAACATTTAAGCTTACAAAAAACATcacttggtgttttttttttatcattatagggtggttgtgtacacacactgccaacacacatttcagtttaaacgacttgtaaaagtgcatgtggCATTATATGACCACTTTAATAACAAACTTTTCATGCCGTAAGTCACATGCAACATTCAAGCTTTGACCATATACCAATTCTTTGGCTCATTTTGACTGGACCAGGTTTgccaaaataaaaatactctAAAGTACAGATGCTTAAATTTACTTACTGCAAGTACAGTAATAGGAAAATTAAAACTGTACATCACTAGTTAGATATGGAtcttttaatgaataaaagatCCACTGAGTCTAAAACATATTCCAGCATCTTCTAAAAGCATTGTTCAATCATTTCCCATCTCCATTTTCGCAGCTCCTGCAGATGATGGAGACTCCCAGTCCATTCTCAGTGTCTGTATTCAATGATAAGGTCTACTGGTCTGATACTAAAAGAGGAACCATTCAGAGAGCTCACAAAAGCACCGGTAAACAGCACCAAGTCCTGCTCAAACGTCCTGGACAGCCGTTTGGTTTGAAGGCAAGTATCCCTATACACTGTGGTCATAAAAATCGAATTAAACCCCAAAGACATTTGGAAAGTGCAGGCTGTATTTGCTTGCTTTGAAACATGCATGCGTAAGATGTAAATCAGGCAACtggttcttgtgtgtgtgtgcaggtcatTCATTCACTTTTCCAGGTGGGCGTCTCTAACCCGTGTGCTTCCCAGCACTGCTCTCACCTGTGTGTTTTATCGCCGGAGCTGAAGGCTGTGTGCATGTGTCCGTCTCAGCTCCTGCTGGATGAAGATCGACTGACCTGCTCCAAACCCAAAGACTCGTCCTTCCTGTTGTTTCTTTCTCCATCTGCAATCACACAGGTGTTGCTCTTAATACCTTATGTCTTTTTTAACATCTAGTTTTGACCATATGTTCATTAATTGGCAAATTCATAGTAGTGCAGTTCATGTAACTTATCATACAGTGGTTTATTTTTAAAGCCTTGCATGCTTcgtcagaatattttttttctaaaaaaaaataacgatgACGCGTGCATCCATGTATTTGTTCACTtcactacaaaaacaaaaaaaactaaaataagccTATTTGATTTTCTTTGATTATCTTGAATGTCGCAATACAGGCACCACTTCGGtttcattgcaactttaaacaTTTGAGTCTTTGTGATCTATTCCACGTTGTTACAGATTGGTTAGTGTTATCTAGCTGTTAAGTACAGATTTGGTGTGATATAAATTGTACAAATGATTAGTGAAAGTATCAGTAAGAATGTGATAAATCAATCAGTAATGTTGTATTAAATGCCACGGTCTTCCAGcaaataataatgttacgaatttGAGTTGCATTATAGCTGTCTGAATTCCAGATGAATCACACAGACATTATAGTGTATAAATACAATAACATACAGTAACAAAATAACTACTGTCCAGAAAAATTTACAAGTAAGCCCTTGATACACCATCTTTAAAATATGCAAAGTTGTCCGTGGAGTTTAAGTTGATTAGACTGTAACACAATTTTTCCCTATCAGATTTATTTACAGAACAGACACCGCAAAGTGGACCTAAAGAACTGGCCTGAACATCGCCGTTTTGACCTTCCCAACATGAACAAGTCAAGCATGTTAGATTTAGTGCTGCGTGACCTCACCCTGTACGTGTCTGATGGCAGTCAGCCAGTCGTGGGGCTCTTTAAGATGAAGGACACAGCGCTGGTGCCTCGTGGGAAACTACTCCAGCTACATAAGGAATCACTGCGTGCGTTTTCAGTGGACTGGATCACCCTGAACGTGTACTGGAGCAGTGAGAAGCTGCCCGGCCTGCAGGTCACCTCACCGGATGGCACACACACCAGTGTGTTGATACAGGACGGTGTCGGAGCCATTGAATCCATCGCTCTGGACCCACCCAGTGGACACCTCTGCTTCTCAAACACAGTCCAGGAAGGCCAAATGACCCAGCTGGAGTGTGCCTATATGAATGGACAGAACAGGACAGTGGTGTGGAGTAATTCAGTCCGGCCAACATCACTGAACTTGATGGACGAAGGGAAAAAACTGTACTGGGCTGACACtggtatgtttgtgtatgtgtgtatattagacacacacacatacgtatcATTTTTATACACATACGTGTGTGAGTATAGAAAAGAATAACCCCCTCTTTAAAatgatcacattttgttgctttgcagccggAAATGGAAGACAGACACaggttttgttttatccagctgtatttactcagagCAACAATCCATCTTCATTTccggctgcaaagcaacaaaacgtgtttatataattttaacccatTGTAATTTATctgatatttacagtaaaaagagtactggtaatattgtgaaataacagTTTGAGAactattttgttttgattttaaaatgtcatttattcctctgatgcaaagctgaattctctgCATCATAACTTCTGTCTTCAGTAATTCTTCGGAAATCAGTCTTATGCTGATAATATgctggaataaatgacattttaaaacttacccaaataagtgtgtgtgtgtaatataattACACACAATATGcaaaaattgtatattataaaaaatataaaattagtaATCTGATGGTTTCTCTAGGTCTTGGAGTAATTGGTTCAGTTGGTGTAGATGGTTCTGGATACAAGGAAATAAAGACACAAGCCGGACTGATGGAGTTTGCTGTGGTTAACCAAGTGCTCGTTTGGATTACTAAAGAAGGTACATTTGTGTGAGGACATTGAGTTTCTCCTGCTGGGGAAAAACCAGGTCATACTAGGTTaagatgtttgttttttcttctgctAATCGGTCCATTGTTGTTCAGACTCCACTAAGTGTTGGTTTAGTGATGATAAACACACAGGGAAGCTGTGGTTTGAAGTGGACTCTGACATCGTTAGTCTGAAAGCATTCGCAAAATCAAGACAAAAAGGTGGGGATATAATCACATAATAACCTATTACGTTTATGTAAATTATGAAGCAGTAATGACtcaattttatattttaggcaCTAATCTCTGCTCTAATGGTAATGGAGGCTGCAGTCACCTCTGTCTCGCGTTCCCCGGAGGAATGACGTGCCGTTGTGCTCATAATCACCGTCTGGTCAACGGCAGAGACTGCAGTCCAGACTCCCGCTGCCCTCAAGGAACCAAACCTTGCCTGAGTGAAAACATTTGTCTCCCTCAGGAGCAGTTCTGCAACGGCATCGCCGACTGTCCAGATCATTCTGATGAGAACTGTGAGGAAACATCAAATCCTAACAGTCTGGTTtaaattttacaaatgttttggGGAGGAAAAAGTTTGCTTTACCAATAACATGAATTGTTCTGTTATGGGTAGTTGCCATtggggtgctttttttttttcacagtgaagAATGTATACTGGTCAATTTTACCCCAAAATCAAATAAGAAAAATGGGGAAAATTTGAATAATTCCTAAAATTATTCCTAAAAtaggctttattttattttttggacaatttagagaatttttttatatttaaatatttttgctgtaatgcatcataaaattagagtaaataaaattaatacgaATTTGATAATGTTAATTACTCCAATGAaaactcctatatatatatatatatatatatatatatatatatatatatatatatatatatatatatatatatatatatatatatatatatatatatatatatatatatatatatatacacacacacactatgtgtGTATAGAATCAAAAAcgcacagatttttattttataattgtatatctACATAACTACCCTTTTAATTTTGAGTGAAAGACCCATACATGATTTCATTAAATTCACTCAACAATATTAATAAGATGCATTCAGGCGTGTTATTCTGTCTTGAATTCTCAGGTCTTCAGGATACACATAAAAACATCCGGATCAATCCTAAAGCGTTTCGTCCAGGTTTGAGCGATAATGTCATACCAGAGAACGTGGAGTCTGAGGCATGTGGTCTTTCACGGTGTAATGGCAACGGTAAATGCTCGACCCAGAACGGCGTGCCGGTGTGCGTCTGTGATGCGGGTTACAGTGGAGAGCACTGCCAGGATCTTTCGAGTGGGCTCTCACAGGGGCCGGTTATGCACGGAGTTATTGGGCTGTGTGCCGCTGTGGTTGTCCTGGGGGTAATCGTCGGCTTCATTCAGAAGAAAAAAGCCACAGATCGGAGGTATGCTGTAATCTGCTGACGttgaaatcatatttgtttttagGATTAAACAGTGTTTGTGTTTAGGCATGCAGCACGGGCTGTGGATGTGCAGGAGACCGACATGAAGGAACTAGAGAAAAGACGAGAGACGTCTTCAGTAAAAAATGGAAAAGACACAGAATTCTCCGAGGTATGAATTAAGGGAATGGTAATTATATTAAG of the Carassius gibelio isolate Cgi1373 ecotype wild population from Czech Republic chromosome A5, carGib1.2-hapl.c, whole genome shotgun sequence genome contains:
- the LOC128014545 gene encoding low-density lipoprotein receptor-related protein 2 isoform X2, yielding MCLFVLLNVASGIFFLLLRAECVQAAGASDHVPLHCRLGFKPCKDGSECVLYSHVCDGENDCPDGSDEDECAAVCSIGQFQCAHGKKCIERRQVCDGVAQCQDRSDEVDCFKSEEGCGHRCDKNRCIPESFVCDGDTDCVDGSDEASCDINHDDDDSKEDEEKGKTMEDEVSGKAPVTKGPLRCSIGSKLCRDGTDCVLYNHVCDGEHDCKDGSDEDECSVECESGQFQCAHGKKCIERRQVCDGVAQCQDRSDEVDCFKSEEGCGHRCDKNRCIPESFVCDGDTDCVDGSDEASCGEESCSSSEWQCSSGQCVSVSMHCDGPPDCRDHSDEEDCAEPPPCSTRRRCPKSQECLLDEWICDGEIDCKDGTDEKNCKESPVQCGEFQWPCVSNTQCVPQHWRCDGSEDCRDGSDESGCPSVSCPPHLFQCDSSECVDPSQLCNGVTNCLDGSDEGGTCQTDKCSEQSKCAQDCHSTPTGTRCWCRIGYKPVDDGVVCVDVDECVDRPDLCSHYCNNTQGSFACSCGHGYVLEPDGRSCKITGEPYLLASVQSEVFLLGLRSSSLDVLLSSEKQFVLSLDYDWQKQRVYWINLNTDSIKWLSLDQKSKGTFIKGLHADSLAVDWVARNLYWADSVKSQINALGLDREVTRTTDIVMILGEDLGQLRSIALLPQKGILFWSETGDDAQIERAGMDGSDRRVLVSHSLRWPVSLTVDSLHHRIYWTDEKLKCIGSADIDGGNIKLLQMMETPSPFSVSVFNDKVYWSDTKRGTIQRAHKSTGKQHQVLLKRPGQPFGLKVIHSLFQVGVSNPCASQHCSHLCVLSPELKAVCMCPSQLLLDEDRLTCSKPKDSSFLLFLSPSAITQIYLQNRHRKVDLKNWPEHRRFDLPNMNKSSMLDLVLRDLTLYVSDGSQPVVGLFKMKDTALVPRGKLLQLHKESLRAFSVDWITLNVYWSSEKLPGLQVTSPDGTHTSVLIQDGVGAIESIALDPPSGHLCFSNTVQEGQMTQLECAYMNGQNRTVVWSNSVRPTSLNLMDEGKKLYWADTGLGVIGSVGVDGSGYKEIKTQAGLMEFAVVNQVLVWITKEDSTKCWFSDDKHTGKLWFEVDSDIVSLKAFAKSRQKGTNLCSNGNGGCSHLCLAFPGGMTCRCAHNHRLVNGRDCSPDSRCPQGTKPCLSENICLPQEQFCNGIADCPDHSDENCLQDTHKNIRINPKAFRPGLSDNVIPENVESEACGLSRCNGNGKCSTQNGVPVCVCDAGYSGEHCQDLSSGLSQGPVMHGVIGLCAAVVVLGVIVGFIQKKKATDRRHAARAVDVQETDMKELEKRRETSSVKNGKDTEFSEENVVTSVD